A single Primulina eburnea isolate SZY01 chromosome 11, ASM2296580v1, whole genome shotgun sequence DNA region contains:
- the LOC140805349 gene encoding uncharacterized protein → MKEVENHLRLLEVPQRIRVEVITPFLVDQAAKWWEGVSPAMLEAGPITWQRFREAFLRQYFPTAVRVQKLSEFESLVQEPNMTVVEYSSKFHSLGTYSPTIMGDEALKMHRFKKGLNSRIQSALAVIEPNSFEELMGAAIRAENDIKRREGENKLKRPQQGRYQSGQQFKRPRFSSNQFTSDPAKGTTSSPSSKEGVKCQNCGFTRTG, encoded by the coding sequence ATGAAAGAGGTGGAAAATCATCTTCGACTACTTGAGGTTCCCCAAAGGATCAGAGTAGAGGTGATTACACCTTTTCTTGTCGATCAAGCTgccaaatggtgggaaggagtctcaCCAGCCATGTTAGAGGCGGGACCTATCACTTGGCAAAGGTTCCGAGAGGCATTTCTGAGGCAGTACTTTCCGACAGCAGTTCGAGTGCAGAAGCTGTCAGAATTCGAAAGCTTGGTGCAAGAACCAAACATGACAGTGGTGGAGTACTCATCCAAGTTCCACTCATTGGGAACTTACTCCCCAACTATCATGGGAGACGAAGCTTTGAAGATGCAtcgcttcaagaagggattgaacagcCGTATTCAATCTGCCCTTGCCGTTATCGAGCCCAACAGCTTTGAGGAATTGATGGGAGCCGCTATTAGGGCTGAAAACGACATTAAGAGGCGTGAAGGAGAaaacaaactcaaacgtcctCAGCAAGGTCGGTACCAATCGGGCCAACAATTCAAAAGGCCTAGGTTTTCAAGCAACCAATTCACCAGTGATCCAGCCAAAGGAACCACTTCTTCCCCATCAAGCAAAGAGGGAGTCAAGTGCCAAAATTGTGGATTCACTCGCACGGGTTAA
- the LOC140804285 gene encoding transcription factor GTE4-like isoform X1: protein MLSGGDEGPKELENLGERKVYSRKSFKGLKNNKTSGNSTREPPKAQALVPEGFDSLKRLGNSSFDAGSDNFSGLNRDGLPGKGGVFRQEDRVRISLSMKSKSEALELRRKLEGERDMIRSLMRKIEANEGEKNSRTYGTSGGNKVTEGVGLVRTSKPLKQLSVSVFEDSKGGSESVEKEKRTPKANKMYRNSEFLLAKDKFLPPENNKKLKFSEKKGGTSDTGHRFMSAKFPKQILKSCNVLLERLMKHKHGWVFNSPVDAAGLGLHDYFEIIKKPMDLGTVKSRLNQSQYKSPVEFAEDVRLIFQNAMTYNPKEQDVYVMAEQLAQVFEDKWTLIEADYMRELKLAVDFDVGTHTPISRKTPQQSKQVTNKKKTLDRSESMTYPVEPKRKLVNAAQSGKVTTPKKPKAKDPNKREMTYDEKQKLSVNLQSLPSEKLENVVHIIRKRNPSVSQQDDEIEVDIDCVDTETLWELDRFITNYKKSLSKNKRQAESLNQSNTDPEQNTQEKIPASLFTETPNENEKKVATPPAQLEELGGNDKNQGASSSSASSGSSSSDSDGESSSGSGSGQSPTE, encoded by the exons ATGTTGAGTGGGGGAGATGAAGGGCCTAAAGAGTTAGAAAATTTGGGTGAGCGTAAGGTTTACTCGAGAAAGTCCTTTAAAGGGTTGAAAAATAACAAAACCAGTGGTAATTCAACTAGAGAACCGCCAAAAGCTCAAGCTTTGGTTCCTGAAGGGTTTGATTCACTGAAAAGATTAGGCAACTCTAGTTTCGATGCGGGGTCGGATAATTTTTCGGGGCTGAATCGGGATGGGTTGCCTGGGAAGGGTGGGGTTTTTAGGCAGGAAGATAGGGTTCGGATAAGCCTGTCTATGAAGTCGAAATCTGAGGCACTAGAGCTCAGGAGAAAACTGGAGGGTGAGAGGGATATGATACGAAGTTTAATGAGGAAGATTGAGGCGAATGAGGGAGAAAAGAATTCACGCACCTACGGGACTAGTGGTGGAAATAAAGTAACCGAGGGCGTGGGACTAGTTCGCACGTCCAAGCCGTTGAAACAGTTGAGTGTGTCGGTATTTGAGGATAGCAAAGGGGGAAGTGAGAGTGTAGAGAAAGAGAAGAGGACGCCCAAGGCGAATAAAATGTATAGAAATTCAGAATTCTTGCTCGCAAAGGATAAGTTTCTTCCACCAGAAAATAACAAGAAACTGAAGTTTAGTGAGAAGAAGGGAGGAACAAGCGATACAGGGCACAGATTTATGTCCGCAAAGTTTCCGAAGCAAATACTTAAAAGTTGTAATGTGCTGTTAGAAAGATTGATGAAGCACAAGCACGGTTGGGTATTTAATAGCCCCGTTGATGCAGCTGGCCTTGGCTTGCACGActattttgaaattataaaaaaacccATGGACCTTGGTACTGTGAAATCCAGGCTAAATCAGAGTCAGTACAAGTCTCCTGTAGAATTTGCCGAGGATGTAAGACTCATATTTCAAAATGCGATGACGTATAACCCAAAAGAACAAGATGTTTATGTGATGGCTGAACAGTTGGCCCAAGTGTTTGAGGATAAATGGACTCTCATAGAGGCTGATTACATGCGTGAGTTGAAGCTTGCTGTGGATTTTGACGTGGGGACTCATACACCTATCTCACGGAAGACTCCTCAACAGTCAAAACAAGTAACCAATAAGAAAAAAACTCTGGATAGATCAGAATCTATGACCTATCCTGTTGAGCCTAAACGAAAACTTGTGAATGCTGCTCAATCTGGTAAGGTTACTACTCCAAAGAAACCCAAAGCAAAAGATCCAAATAAAAGGGAGATGACATATGATGAAAAGCAAAAACTTAGTGTAAATTTGCAGAGTCTACCTTCTGAGAAGCTTGAGAACGTTGTTCACATTATAAGAAAGAGGAATCCATCGGTTTCACAGCAAGACGATGAGATCGAGGTTGACATAGACTGTGTTGATACTGAAACACTTTGGGAGCTGGATAGGTTTATTACCAATTACAAGAAGAGTTTGAGCAAAAACAAGAGACAGGCTGAATCATTGAATCAGTCGAATACTGATCCTGAGCAAAACACCCAAGAAAAG ATTCCTGCTTCCCTTTTTACAGAAACACCAAACGAAA ATGAAAAGAAAGTAGCCACACCTCCAGCTCAACTAGAAGAGCTTGGaggaaatgataaaaatcaagGAGCAAGTAGCTCTAGTGCTAGTTCAGGATCTTCATCCAGTG ACTCTGATGGCGAAAGTTCTTCCGGATCTGGTAGTGGACAATCACCAACAGAGTGA
- the LOC140804285 gene encoding transcription factor GTE4-like isoform X2, with product MLSGGDEGPKELENLGERKVYSRKSFKGLKNNKTSGNSTREPPKAQALVPEGFDSLKRLGNSSFDAGSDNFSGLNRDGLPGKGGVFRQEDRVRISLSMKSKSEALELRRKLEGERDMIRSLMRKIEANEGEKNSRTYGTSGGNKVTEGVGLVRTSKPLKQLSVSVFEDSKGGSESVEKEKRTPKANKMYRNSEFLLAKDKFLPPENNKKLKFSEKKGGTSDTGHRFMSAKFPKQILKSCNVLLERLMKHKHGWVFNSPVDAAGLGLHDYFEIIKKPMDLGTVKSRLNQSQYKSPVEFAEDVRLIFQNAMTYNPKEQDVYVMAEQLAQVFEDKWTLIEADYMRELKLAVDFDVGTHTPISRKTPQQSKQVTNKKKTLDRSESMTYPVEPKRKLVNAAQSGKVTTPKKPKAKDPNKREMTYDEKQKLSVNLQSLPSEKLENVVHIIRKRNPSVSQQDDEIEVDIDCVDTETLWELDRFITNYKKSLSKNKRQAESLNQSNTDPEQNTQEKTLMAKVLPDLVVDNHQQSEPRSHESHQ from the exons ATGTTGAGTGGGGGAGATGAAGGGCCTAAAGAGTTAGAAAATTTGGGTGAGCGTAAGGTTTACTCGAGAAAGTCCTTTAAAGGGTTGAAAAATAACAAAACCAGTGGTAATTCAACTAGAGAACCGCCAAAAGCTCAAGCTTTGGTTCCTGAAGGGTTTGATTCACTGAAAAGATTAGGCAACTCTAGTTTCGATGCGGGGTCGGATAATTTTTCGGGGCTGAATCGGGATGGGTTGCCTGGGAAGGGTGGGGTTTTTAGGCAGGAAGATAGGGTTCGGATAAGCCTGTCTATGAAGTCGAAATCTGAGGCACTAGAGCTCAGGAGAAAACTGGAGGGTGAGAGGGATATGATACGAAGTTTAATGAGGAAGATTGAGGCGAATGAGGGAGAAAAGAATTCACGCACCTACGGGACTAGTGGTGGAAATAAAGTAACCGAGGGCGTGGGACTAGTTCGCACGTCCAAGCCGTTGAAACAGTTGAGTGTGTCGGTATTTGAGGATAGCAAAGGGGGAAGTGAGAGTGTAGAGAAAGAGAAGAGGACGCCCAAGGCGAATAAAATGTATAGAAATTCAGAATTCTTGCTCGCAAAGGATAAGTTTCTTCCACCAGAAAATAACAAGAAACTGAAGTTTAGTGAGAAGAAGGGAGGAACAAGCGATACAGGGCACAGATTTATGTCCGCAAAGTTTCCGAAGCAAATACTTAAAAGTTGTAATGTGCTGTTAGAAAGATTGATGAAGCACAAGCACGGTTGGGTATTTAATAGCCCCGTTGATGCAGCTGGCCTTGGCTTGCACGActattttgaaattataaaaaaacccATGGACCTTGGTACTGTGAAATCCAGGCTAAATCAGAGTCAGTACAAGTCTCCTGTAGAATTTGCCGAGGATGTAAGACTCATATTTCAAAATGCGATGACGTATAACCCAAAAGAACAAGATGTTTATGTGATGGCTGAACAGTTGGCCCAAGTGTTTGAGGATAAATGGACTCTCATAGAGGCTGATTACATGCGTGAGTTGAAGCTTGCTGTGGATTTTGACGTGGGGACTCATACACCTATCTCACGGAAGACTCCTCAACAGTCAAAACAAGTAACCAATAAGAAAAAAACTCTGGATAGATCAGAATCTATGACCTATCCTGTTGAGCCTAAACGAAAACTTGTGAATGCTGCTCAATCTGGTAAGGTTACTACTCCAAAGAAACCCAAAGCAAAAGATCCAAATAAAAGGGAGATGACATATGATGAAAAGCAAAAACTTAGTGTAAATTTGCAGAGTCTACCTTCTGAGAAGCTTGAGAACGTTGTTCACATTATAAGAAAGAGGAATCCATCGGTTTCACAGCAAGACGATGAGATCGAGGTTGACATAGACTGTGTTGATACTGAAACACTTTGGGAGCTGGATAGGTTTATTACCAATTACAAGAAGAGTTTGAGCAAAAACAAGAGACAGGCTGAATCATTGAATCAGTCGAATACTGATCCTGAGCAAAACACCCAAGAAAAG ACTCTGATGGCGAAAGTTCTTCCGGATCTGGTAGTGGACAATCACCAACAGAGTGAGCCGAG ATCCCATGAATCTCATCAATGA
- the LOC140805350 gene encoding uncharacterized protein: MYFWEKLSLWNLVLSCANEAEGFVQWFFQIISNTPEPVIDKITMVLWRIWRARNDMLWNRNSQSATQVIEPALKFLSDWRGVRSNGNSSDSRHETTSQTLNWQKPQAPALKCNIDATIQYDLRTTGMGMALQDSTGSFISARTNAFLGLVGIKEAEARHSRRRLVGLKAWDSKKSSLNQIPN, translated from the coding sequence ATGTATTTCTGGGAAAAACTTAGCTTATGGAACCTCGTGCTTTCCTGTGCAAATGAAGCGGAAGGTTTTGTGCAATGGTTCTTTCAAATTATCAGCAACACTCCCGAACCTGTCATAGACAAAATTACTATGGTTTTATGGAGAATATGGAGAGCAAGAAATGACATGTTGTGGAATAGGAACTCACAGTCAGCAACCCAAGTAATTGAACCAGCATTGAAGTTTCTATCAGATTGGAGAGGTGTGCGTAGCAATGGGAACTCAAGTGACAGCAGACACGAAACAACAAGTCAGACGCTTAACTGGCAGAAACCACAAGCACCTGCGCTCAAATGTAACATAGACGCGACTATACAGTACGACTTGAGAACTACAGGAATGGGTATGGCACTCCAAGACTCAACCGGCTCCTTTATATCAGCTAGAACCAATGCATTTCTGGGCCTAGTGGGAATCAAAGAAGCAGAAGCTAGACACTCAAGGAGGCGCTTAGTTGGATTGAAGGCATGGGACTCCAAGAAGTCATCTTTGAATCAGATTCCAAATTAG
- the LOC140804363 gene encoding uncharacterized protein, whose translation MEEKQLNFNQPFLSVRKNSPTVNSEKEERKKTNHSFSGIHRLTSRAPELKSGPISNPGSVPFLWEQTPGLPKEERKQNSQIFLMPPVAPNLPPPGRDPKASRHDSRKHFPSGSDEIPRLFKDGMLLDENAKNFENGKEKAAEESSESGYSDEAFTDALDTLSRTESFFLNCSMSGVSGFDNLDVKLKPSGSFSTDPRTREFMMDRFLPAAKAMTSEAPHYAPRKHVVQEQPQQLKKILLQDQPSLRYGPAFAKRYSHYLDDQEEESDEESNYGQRPNLRSVCGLLPRFCFKNSLCRLNPLPTMSMRSRVTQSPGYKMQPSSSSSGSYSETEALKSDVSEPRPIDKIQTVELNESKNRLRNDQSHLHSRKGSAYFDAPLSFLEEKEVLIIAQETKNADIKDIGFRRMAAKPSGSFWLAMKVQMN comes from the exons ATGGAGGAGAAGCAGTTGAATTTCAATCAACCATTTTTATCAGTAAGAAAAAACTCGCCTACAGTGAACTCAGAAAAAGAAGAGAGAAAGAAAACCAACCATTCTTTCTCGGGTATTCATAGGCTAACTTCTCGTGCACCAGAACTGAAATCTGGTCCTATTAGTAATCCCGGGTCTGTCCCATTTCTATGGGAACAGACTCCGGGACTACCGAAGGAAGAGAGGAAACAGAACTCTCAAATTTTTTTGATGCCTCCAGTTGCCCCAAACCTTCCTCCTCCGGGACGAGATCCGAAGGCTAGCCGGCATGATTCTCGAAAACATTTTCCGAGTGGTAGTGATGAAATACCTCGACTTTTCAAGGATGGAATGCTTCTTGACGAAAATGCTAAGAATTTTGAGAACGGTAAAGAGAAAGCAGCGGAGGAGAGTTCCGAGTCGGGGTATAGTGATGAAGCATTTACTGATGCACTTGATACACTTTCACGAACCGAATCATTTTTCTTGAATTGTAGTATGAGTGGTGTAAGTGGCTTCGATAATCTAGACGTGAAGCTGAAACCATCGGGAAGCTTTTCGACGGATCCACGAACTCGTGAGTTTATGATGGATAGGTTTCTGCCTGCGGCAAAAGCAATGACATCAGAGGCGCCTCATTATGCACCAAGAAAACACGTAGTTCAAGAACAACCACAGCAATTAAAGAAAATACTTTTGCAAGATCAGCCTTCCCTTCGTTACGGACCTGCTTTTGCAAAGCGCTATTCCCATTATCTTGATGATCAAGAAGAAGAGAGCGATGAAGAGAGCAACTATGGTCAACGTCCAAATTTGCGTTCAGTTTGTGGGTTGTTACCTCGGTTTTGTTTCAAGAATTCCCTTTGCCGTTTAAATCCTTTGCCTACAATGAGCATGAGATCCCGAGTAACACAATCTCCCGGGTATAAAATGCAACCTAGTTCCTCATCATCTGGTTCTTACAGTGAGACAGAGGCG CTGAAATCTGATGTTTCAGAACCGAGACCCATCGATAAAATCCAAACAGTTGAACTTAATGAGAGTAAGAATAGATTGAGAAATGATCAAAGCCATTTACACAGCCGAAAGGGATCGGCATATTTCGATGCACCTTTGTCCTTTCTTGAAGAGAAAGAAGTCCTCATCATTGCTCAAGAAACAAAGAACGCCGATATTAAGGACATCGGATTTCGTAGAATGGCTGCAAAACCTTCGGGGAGTTTTTGGCTGGCAATGAAAGTCCAAATGAATTAA